A stretch of Candidatus Vicinibacter affinis DNA encodes these proteins:
- a CDS encoding helix-turn-helix transcriptional regulator, which produces MGASYSKEEKSYLLKVGDKIRQLRTDIGLSQEKLSFACDLDRTYIGSVERGERNISVINLKKIAKALKTDPSELLKF; this is translated from the coding sequence ATGGGTGCATCTTATTCAAAAGAAGAAAAATCATATTTGCTAAAGGTTGGCGACAAAATTCGCCAATTACGAACTGACATTGGCTTATCTCAAGAGAAACTATCGTTTGCTTGCGACCTTGACAGAACATATATCGGCTCGGTTGAAAGAGGCGAAAGAAATATCTCTGTCATAAATCTGAAAAAGATAGCAAAGGCTTTAAAAACTGACCCATCTGAACTTCTTAAATTCTAA
- a CDS encoding T9SS type A sorting domain-containing protein — translation MTDTLTGKSSIWYNRIVLDISNKEIGNTELYVPTKYHKLVDGLFNYDNSNNTFCTYTSETHPDSMIQKDFDIGYYYMDRNLNILTSGKLNILKTADANTFGPYYISDDYFIFGATKYQENPYSYFALDIILFDRLGTAIEKVDLRPLEISSDKVSFAQSILLKTSKGPRILICVHKRTKNSVEFYLSDGLGNIIKTNTFTINPGTKTEISLNKMDLIGENVLCNFTYRENATNLNEAPLWSSWAMFKGEDLGILTTNKDVSFENGNLLKISPNPANEIIQLKFDKAYSGLLNIYNEIGQLIYSTKLKNDKEVNYDASGLINGYYSVQFITNNKILKSQFIKTN, via the coding sequence TTGACTGACACATTAACTGGTAAAAGTAGTATATGGTATAATCGAATTGTTCTTGATATTAGTAACAAAGAAATAGGCAATACTGAACTCTATGTTCCAACTAAATACCATAAATTGGTTGATGGATTATTCAATTATGATAATTCCAATAACACATTTTGTACTTACACTTCAGAAACTCACCCAGATTCAATGATTCAAAAAGATTTTGATATTGGATATTATTACATGGATAGAAATTTGAATATTCTGACTTCAGGCAAGTTGAATATCTTAAAAACTGCTGATGCGAATACATTTGGACCGTATTATATTTCTGATGATTATTTTATTTTTGGGGCAACTAAATATCAAGAGAATCCTTACTCTTACTTTGCCTTGGATATTATTCTTTTTGATCGATTGGGGACTGCAATAGAAAAAGTAGACCTGAGGCCACTTGAAATAAGTTCTGACAAAGTAAGTTTCGCACAATCCATACTTTTAAAAACTTCTAAAGGTCCTAGAATTTTAATTTGTGTTCATAAAAGAACAAAAAATAGTGTAGAATTTTACCTATCAGACGGCTTGGGCAATATCATTAAAACAAATACATTTACAATCAACCCTGGAACTAAAACTGAAATATCTTTGAATAAAATGGACTTGATTGGTGAAAATGTATTGTGCAATTTTACCTACCGAGAAAATGCTACTAATTTGAATGAGGCTCCACTTTGGTCAAGTTGGGCTATGTTTAAGGGTGAAGACTTGGGTATTTTGACTACGAATAAAGATGTAAGTTTCGAAAATGGAAACTTATTAAAAATATCGCCAAATCCAGCTAATGAGATTATACAATTGAAATTTGATAAAGCATATTCTGGATTGCTTAATATTTATAATGAAATAGGCCAGTTAATTTATTCTACTAAATTAAAAAATGACAAAGAAGTTAATTATGATGCAAGTGGATTAATTAATGGATATTATAGTGTTCAATTCATTACCAATAATAAGATTTTAAAATCTCAATTCATTAAAACTAATTGA
- a CDS encoding N-6 DNA methylase codes for METKELIKNTGATFTPKGLADYLSSRILSYVDRKEVTVLDPACGDGELLLSMGEHLSARDIDFTLNGYDLNEEYLSLAKERSYRFGKQRTNLVKGDFLEVVDINQNQLTLNFFGAKGNGINESADIVIANPPYVRTQILGTEQAQLLAQKFDLKGRVDLYYPFLIAMTASLKMGGIIGVITSNRYLSTKSGESVRKFLNENYEILEIVDLGDTKLFDAAVLPAIFIGKKKGNVEAISNAAKFIKVYEELNGYKGELKPAANIYDVLNTSDSGYFSVNAKRYKKTDGVLMCRTSKGYSWELLSDSESLWVNKIDNNASCFVGDLFKVRVGIKTTADKVFINDEWDKLGTEKPEADLLKDLISQENIGRWGTTAKATLQILYPHYNKDGNKTTIDIEQFPKAKKYFERFEARLKERKYLIDAGRKWFEIWVPHNPDYWNLPKLVFPDISLSPRFFFDEGGKLVNGNCYWIVAEKKENVDKLLLIQGVSNSKLMTKYHDLVFNNKLYSGRRRYFTQYVEKYPLPDCNSPIAKSIIKIVKKLNAENNADKISLLEEQLEIKVAEAFGVSPIFKLD; via the coding sequence GTGGAAACGAAGGAATTGATAAAAAACACAGGTGCTACTTTTACTCCAAAGGGCTTGGCAGACTATTTAAGTAGTCGAATCTTGTCTTATGTAGATAGGAAAGAAGTAACAGTCCTTGACCCTGCTTGCGGTGATGGCGAACTTTTGTTGTCTATGGGAGAACACTTGTCGGCTCGTGATATTGATTTTACACTAAATGGTTATGATTTAAATGAAGAATATTTGAGCCTTGCAAAAGAAAGGTCATACCGATTTGGTAAACAAAGAACCAATTTGGTAAAAGGAGATTTTTTGGAAGTCGTAGACATAAATCAAAATCAATTAACACTTAATTTTTTTGGAGCAAAAGGGAATGGAATAAATGAGTCCGCTGACATTGTAATTGCCAATCCTCCGTATGTAAGAACTCAAATTCTTGGAACAGAGCAAGCACAACTACTTGCTCAAAAATTCGATTTAAAAGGTCGTGTTGATTTATATTATCCTTTTTTAATTGCAATGACTGCAAGTCTAAAAATGGGAGGGATTATTGGCGTTATAACATCTAACAGGTATTTGTCAACTAAGAGTGGCGAAAGTGTCAGAAAGTTTTTAAATGAGAATTACGAAATACTTGAAATTGTTGATTTAGGTGACACCAAACTTTTTGACGCTGCTGTTCTTCCTGCAATATTTATTGGTAAGAAAAAAGGAAATGTTGAGGCAATTTCAAATGCAGCTAAATTCATTAAGGTTTATGAAGAACTGAATGGTTACAAAGGAGAACTAAAACCTGCCGCTAATATTTATGATGTATTGAATACATCCGATTCAGGTTACTTCTCTGTCAACGCAAAAAGATATAAAAAAACTGATGGCGTTCTAATGTGTCGAACCTCAAAAGGTTATTCATGGGAGTTGCTTTCAGATTCCGAATCTCTCTGGGTAAATAAGATTGACAATAATGCATCTTGTTTCGTTGGCGATTTATTCAAAGTTAGAGTTGGTATAAAAACTACGGCTGACAAAGTATTTATAAATGATGAATGGGATAAGTTAGGAACTGAAAAGCCTGAAGCGGATTTACTTAAAGATTTGATTTCACAGGAGAATATTGGCAGATGGGGAACAACCGCAAAAGCTACTCTTCAAATTCTATATCCTCATTATAATAAGGACGGAAACAAAACAACTATTGATATAGAGCAGTTCCCAAAAGCTAAAAAATACTTTGAGAGATTTGAAGCACGACTAAAGGAGAGAAAATATTTGATTGATGCTGGCAGAAAATGGTTTGAAATATGGGTTCCTCATAATCCGGACTATTGGAATTTACCAAAGTTGGTGTTTCCTGATATAAGTTTGTCGCCAAGATTTTTCTTTGATGAAGGAGGAAAACTGGTCAATGGAAATTGCTATTGGATAGTAGCCGAAAAGAAGGAAAATGTGGACAAACTCTTATTAATACAAGGTGTTTCAAATTCAAAATTAATGACAAAGTATCACGACCTTGTTTTCAACAATAAGCTTTATTCAGGCAGGAGAAGATATTTTACCCAGTATGTAGAAAAGTATCCTTTACCTGATTGTAATTCCCCTATTGCAAAGTCAATAATCAAAATCGTTAAAAAACTTAACGCTGAAAATAATGCAGATAAAATTTCTCTGCTCGAAGAGCAATTAGAAATTAAAGTTGCAGAGGCTTTTGGTGTTTCGCCAATTTTTAAGCTGGATTAA
- a CDS encoding HNH endonuclease yields the protein MAITDKTRKNLWAKSGNRCSICKIELFNNEKNKDEFNIGEECHIISSKLNGPRYKEYLKDYDDFGNLILLCRNHHKEIDELTETYTEELLRYMKLNHENWVKTTINNAINKEKESKPKFLARITSGKELLNIIADCHGYRTDYDEIENEEDAKYIGSVFQELSDYGDISGMVEAYDKVQMGFQLNELIKELNEKGYFLFGEKGIEKMKFSNGESDNWKVATLIIKKKESSEIIKIDLNEQKASH from the coding sequence ATGGCAATTACAGACAAAACAAGAAAAAATCTTTGGGCAAAATCAGGTAATAGATGTTCTATATGCAAAATAGAATTATTTAACAATGAGAAAAATAAAGATGAATTTAATATTGGCGAAGAATGTCACATAATTAGCAGTAAACTAAATGGACCACGATATAAAGAATATCTTAAAGATTACGATGACTTTGGAAATTTAATTCTACTATGTAGAAATCATCACAAAGAAATTGACGAATTAACTGAAACTTATACAGAAGAATTACTTCGTTATATGAAATTAAATCACGAAAATTGGGTTAAAACAACTATCAATAATGCAATTAATAAAGAGAAAGAAAGTAAGCCGAAATTTTTAGCACGAATAACATCGGGGAAAGAATTACTGAATATTATAGCGGATTGCCACGGTTATAGAACTGACTACGATGAAATTGAAAATGAAGAAGACGCAAAATACATTGGAAGTGTTTTCCAAGAATTGTCTGATTACGGCGATATTAGTGGAATGGTTGAAGCTTACGACAAAGTCCAAATGGGTTTTCAACTCAATGAACTAATAAAAGAACTTAATGAAAAAGGATACTTTCTATTTGGAGAGAAAGGAATTGAAAAAATGAAATTTAGCAATGGAGAAAGTGACAATTGGAAAGTTGCAACGCTTATAATTAAGAAAAAAGAAAGTAGTGAAATAATAAAAATTGATTTAAACGAACAAAAAGCCAGCCACTAA
- a CDS encoding nuclease, which produces MNEAFKLPPKSVTLLTKPEELTQKLSELIGTEFKITGKTRTDGSNIRKLIAATLEKSALPEAAEKESYEIVPPKGKGVPKITREFIDTYIVTSGDSYNLQVWNRLPASNTLLIKYDSGESLKCTDVRFVFVQIDLAKSIIASVIVLTAEYIEKHFGKFGKPTIKHQLLISSKARKSIFESPDKVLSFPDSKKLSYSITHDYVPPKSGMVEEPDIKELYSIALLKEMVAKKLIGRKLDAAATKNRGQALERMVLELLGYIIKENELLYGAFPDIRNQLLEVKVQDSPTVDLGRFSPEREEFVIEEKNLTTFDVRYLIALTNPKTEIIEGIILTPGERLGDIFSYVSSESYKCQRNIPMSFFEKHYGKAVFNPA; this is translated from the coding sequence ATGAACGAAGCATTTAAATTGCCACCTAAATCTGTTACGCTACTTACTAAGCCAGAGGAGTTGACACAAAAGTTATCCGAACTTATCGGAACGGAATTTAAGATTACAGGCAAGACAAGAACTGACGGCTCTAATATTAGAAAGTTAATTGCCGCGACTCTTGAAAAGTCTGCATTACCCGAAGCAGCAGAAAAAGAAAGTTACGAAATAGTTCCTCCCAAGGGAAAAGGAGTTCCTAAAATAACAAGAGAATTTATTGATACCTACATTGTAACATCTGGCGATTCCTATAATCTACAAGTTTGGAATAGATTACCTGCAAGTAATACTCTTTTAATTAAATATGATTCAGGCGAAAGTTTGAAATGCACTGATGTAAGATTTGTATTTGTGCAAATAGATTTAGCAAAAAGTATTATCGCATCGGTCATAGTTCTGACAGCCGAATACATTGAAAAACATTTTGGAAAGTTTGGAAAACCAACAATAAAACATCAACTACTGATTTCTTCAAAGGCAAGAAAAAGTATTTTTGAAAGCCCCGACAAAGTACTTTCATTTCCTGATAGCAAAAAACTATCTTACAGCATAACTCATGACTATGTTCCTCCTAAGTCGGGAATGGTTGAAGAACCAGATATTAAAGAGTTGTATTCAATTGCACTTTTAAAAGAAATGGTTGCTAAAAAATTAATCGGAAGGAAACTTGACGCAGCAGCAACTAAAAACAGAGGACAAGCACTTGAAAGAATGGTGTTGGAATTATTGGGTTACATTATTAAAGAAAACGAATTATTGTATGGTGCTTTTCCTGACATAAGAAACCAATTGTTAGAGGTGAAAGTTCAGGATTCACCAACAGTTGACTTAGGTAGATTTTCTCCCGAAAGAGAAGAGTTTGTAATAGAAGAAAAGAACCTAACAACTTTTGATGTTCGTTATTTAATTGCTTTAACAAATCCTAAGACCGAAATAATTGAAGGGATAATCTTAACGCCAGGAGAAAGGCTTGGCGATATATTTTCTTATGTAAGTTCAGAGAGTTATAAATGCCAAAGAAACATTCCAATGAGCTTTTTTGAAAAGCATTATGGTAAAGCGGTATTTAATCCAGCTTAA
- a CDS encoding peptidase S41: MKKSILTFLILLIANATFCQTKETPSNLNFDFEITEKGSPSGWNNFGGSNYNLAIDSIIIKSGKYSASIEFKEGNPDFKAWAFTIPDNYAGKKITLTGYIKTENVTDGYAGLWMRIDPSIAFDNMNKNGVKGTTDWTKYEITLEMNPEKTKQIVIGGLLVGKGKMWLDNFSLSIDGKDIKDLKPFQRKLFPAEKDKEFDKGSGITSVSIDKPQIENLKSLGLIWGFLKYYHPNIAKGEYNWDYELFRILPKALNSDNSKKRDTVLIKWINSFGEFSQGKETVIKSSEVKIEPDLVWIKNSNFSDELTTLLLKVKNANRPKEHYYIGLQPGVGNPDFKNENAYSSMKYPDAGFRLLTLYRYWNIIQYYFPYKNLIEEDWKNVLEEFIPKFIEAKDETEYTLEVLELIGRVHDTHANIWGGNQVLNNHFGLRYASVELTFIESKPVVTGFYDKKLGKETGLEIGDVISVINNRPVEEIVKERLKFSPASNYPTKLRDIASNLLRTNDSIINIEFIRIDKIESKTLKTFSSKEINLYSKYQGTDTCFKLINKDIAYISNGSLKREYLPKIWKEIENTKGLIIDIRNYPSDFPIYDLSNYLMPKSIPFVKFTNGSIESPGLFTFTKSLNAGKKNKRYYKGKVVIIINEISQSSAEFHTMAYRVNPNSTVIGSTTAGADGNVSQFYLPGGISTMISGIGVYYPNGKETQRVGIVPNIELKPTIQGISKGQDELINKAIEIINGQ, translated from the coding sequence ATGAAAAAATCAATCTTGACATTTTTAATCTTATTAATTGCAAATGCCACATTTTGCCAGACAAAGGAGACTCCTTCAAATTTAAATTTCGACTTTGAAATTACTGAGAAGGGAAGTCCAAGTGGTTGGAACAATTTCGGAGGTTCAAATTACAATCTTGCCATCGACTCAATTATCATAAAAAGTGGAAAATATTCTGCTTCCATTGAGTTTAAAGAAGGAAATCCAGACTTCAAGGCTTGGGCTTTTACAATTCCCGACAACTACGCGGGTAAGAAAATTACACTTACGGGATACATTAAAACCGAGAACGTGACAGACGGATATGCTGGACTATGGATGAGAATTGACCCATCTATTGCCTTTGATAATATGAATAAAAATGGGGTAAAAGGTACAACTGACTGGACAAAATATGAGATAACCCTTGAGATGAACCCTGAAAAAACAAAACAAATTGTTATTGGAGGATTGTTAGTTGGGAAAGGTAAAATGTGGTTAGATAATTTCAGCTTATCTATTGATGGGAAAGACATAAAAGACCTAAAACCATTTCAAAGAAAATTATTTCCTGCTGAAAAAGATAAAGAATTTGACAAAGGCTCGGGAATTACAAGTGTCTCGATTGACAAACCCCAAATTGAAAATCTAAAAAGCCTTGGTTTAATTTGGGGCTTTTTAAAATACTATCACCCTAATATTGCTAAGGGAGAATACAACTGGGATTATGAACTTTTTAGAATTCTTCCAAAAGCTCTAAATTCAGACAACAGCAAAAAACGTGATACCGTTTTGATAAAATGGATAAATAGTTTTGGTGAATTTTCACAAGGAAAGGAAACTGTGATTAAATCATCAGAAGTAAAAATTGAACCTGATTTAGTTTGGATTAAAAATTCCAATTTTTCAGATGAACTTACGACCTTACTATTAAAAGTTAAAAATGCAAATAGACCGAAAGAGCATTACTATATAGGATTACAACCTGGAGTTGGCAACCCTGACTTTAAAAACGAAAATGCCTATTCATCGATGAAATATCCCGATGCGGGTTTTCGACTTTTGACTTTATACAGATATTGGAACATTATTCAATACTACTTCCCATATAAAAATCTTATCGAAGAAGATTGGAAAAATGTATTAGAAGAATTTATACCCAAATTTATTGAAGCAAAAGATGAAACAGAATACACACTTGAAGTATTGGAACTTATTGGGCGGGTTCACGACACCCACGCAAATATTTGGGGCGGAAACCAAGTTTTAAATAATCATTTCGGACTTCGTTATGCTTCTGTTGAACTAACATTTATTGAAAGCAAACCTGTTGTAACAGGATTTTATGATAAAAAATTGGGAAAGGAGACAGGATTGGAAATTGGAGATGTAATTTCAGTTATTAATAATAGACCAGTTGAAGAAATAGTAAAAGAAAGATTAAAATTTTCTCCAGCTTCGAATTACCCGACCAAATTGAGAGATATTGCATCCAATCTTTTAAGAACAAATGATTCTATAATTAATATTGAATTTATTAGGATTGACAAAATAGAAAGCAAAACATTAAAAACGTTTTCTTCAAAAGAAATTAACCTATACAGTAAATATCAAGGTACAGACACTTGCTTCAAATTGATAAATAAAGACATTGCCTATATAAGTAATGGTTCTCTTAAAAGAGAATACCTGCCTAAAATTTGGAAAGAAATAGAAAATACAAAAGGGTTAATTATCGACATTAGAAATTACCCTTCTGATTTTCCTATCTATGATTTGAGTAATTATTTAATGCCCAAAAGCATCCCATTTGTAAAATTTACAAACGGTAGTATTGAAAGTCCGGGCCTTTTTACTTTTACCAAATCATTAAACGCAGGAAAGAAAAATAAAAGATATTATAAAGGGAAAGTCGTTATTATAATAAATGAAATTTCACAGAGTTCTGCGGAATTTCACACAATGGCATATCGGGTTAATCCAAACTCAACTGTTATTGGTTCGACAACAGCGGGTGCAGACGGCAATGTGTCGCAATTTTACTTACCAGGCGGAATTTCCACAATGATTAGTGGAATTGGTGTTTATTATCCTAACGGAAAAGAAACACAAAGAGTCGGCATTGTGCCTAACATTGAACTTAAACCGACAATTCAAGGAATTTCAAAAGGACAAGACGAATTAATTAATAAGGCAATAGAAATAATCAACGGACAATAA
- a CDS encoding AAA family ATPase — MSNNKIKSINITGIRGVREGLNLSPDKKSLLIYGDNGTGKSSITDALEWFYNDSIEHLTGEEVGGKGKNALRNVFLNPSDEAKIEIQYSNKLLDNEKSINNLLKTFNSNSSKEFASYFSQSQSENLILRYRDLVQFIIATKGDKLKHLQNIIGFSQVQELRSLLKLVGGRIARGIKAGGYSNKRSAQQAILLESLGQNITSSKQFFETALKVIAPLKLEKEIKSFKDVKTALKSIETNEETKVVEQIAFHNKIADTLTDLEIEINNIHSLYKDYYKSYIALRKDADKIGKLQLLALLSEGLKVLKKDIVKDDFCPLCQQEKDKLKLTQELNQRVEDLKEIKAEQDRLNEECEELTKLLRNNYTVISGLLKEKHLAEKENEATKKKIEQIQNTIKVIGEDLKKDIFSTNPLKEFSLVKIDDKEIKGLISNAKVKSKALADSIKGNIKLQIHTKLSRALDAYTAHKKLEREEDVLTKQQITFEALYTDFIKRQEEALEGFLTMFSDEINSYYVEMNPNEKVEDIQLVPIKDKNDELSGITIEYTFYNERQTPPVALLSESHINCLGLAFFLASVKAFNKENDFFVLDDVISSFDSTHRTRFIRLLINKFSDYQIILLTHEKDFFDIASSEAKRNNWLITSLSWTAEKGTTFETPLVDLRTKIEGKFKAKNIDGLGNDIRRYAERQLKQIAFNIEAGLTFRFNDRNEERMMNELLSSVQSRVNKQSPADLKTKNNIDSILASPILIGNKTSHDNTFKENINDLDVFWEDVKKLIKTFYCSDDKCKSFVAMKNFDNVKNKIRCNCGTVNYDWKK, encoded by the coding sequence ATGAGTAATAACAAGATTAAATCAATAAACATCACTGGCATCAGAGGTGTTAGAGAAGGTTTAAATCTTTCTCCCGACAAGAAGTCGTTACTAATCTATGGCGACAATGGAACAGGTAAAAGTTCAATTACAGATGCTTTAGAATGGTTCTATAATGACAGCATAGAACATTTGACAGGTGAAGAAGTTGGAGGCAAGGGGAAAAACGCATTAAGAAACGTATTTCTCAATCCAAGTGATGAAGCAAAGATTGAAATTCAATATTCAAACAAGTTACTTGACAATGAAAAGTCAATAAACAATTTACTTAAAACATTTAACTCAAATAGTTCTAAGGAGTTTGCAAGTTATTTTAGTCAATCGCAATCTGAAAACTTAATTCTGCGATACAGAGATTTGGTGCAGTTTATCATTGCTACAAAAGGAGACAAACTTAAACACCTTCAAAATATAATTGGCTTCAGCCAAGTGCAAGAACTAAGAAGTTTATTAAAGCTTGTTGGCGGACGAATTGCCCGAGGAATAAAGGCTGGTGGATATAGTAATAAGCGAAGTGCTCAACAAGCCATTCTTTTAGAGAGTTTAGGACAAAACATCACATCTTCAAAGCAATTCTTTGAAACAGCTTTAAAAGTAATTGCACCGTTAAAACTTGAAAAAGAAATCAAATCTTTTAAGGATGTTAAAACAGCACTTAAATCAATTGAAACAAATGAAGAAACTAAAGTTGTTGAGCAGATTGCTTTCCACAACAAAATTGCTGATACATTAACTGATTTAGAAATTGAGATTAATAACATTCATTCTTTATACAAAGATTATTACAAATCCTATATCGCATTAAGGAAGGATGCCGATAAAATAGGTAAACTTCAATTGCTGGCATTACTCTCAGAAGGTTTAAAGGTTCTTAAAAAAGACATTGTAAAGGATGATTTTTGCCCATTGTGTCAACAAGAAAAGGACAAACTCAAACTTACACAAGAATTAAATCAAAGAGTTGAAGATTTAAAGGAAATAAAAGCGGAACAAGACAGACTCAATGAAGAATGCGAAGAGCTTACTAAGCTACTTCGTAATAATTATACAGTAATTAGCGGTTTGCTAAAAGAGAAGCATCTTGCCGAAAAGGAAAACGAAGCAACAAAAAAGAAGATTGAGCAAATTCAAAATACTATAAAAGTTATTGGCGAAGATTTGAAAAAAGATATTTTTTCAACAAACCCTTTAAAAGAGTTTTCGCTTGTCAAAATTGATGACAAAGAAATTAAGGGCTTAATTTCCAACGCCAAAGTAAAATCGAAGGCACTTGCCGATAGCATCAAAGGAAATATTAAACTGCAAATTCATACAAAGCTTTCAAGAGCATTAGATGCTTATACGGCTCATAAAAAACTTGAAAGAGAAGAGGATGTTTTAACGAAACAACAAATAACATTTGAGGCTTTATACACTGACTTTATTAAAAGACAGGAAGAAGCGTTAGAAGGTTTCTTAACAATGTTTTCGGATGAAATAAACAGCTATTACGTTGAAATGAACCCGAATGAAAAAGTTGAGGACATTCAACTTGTTCCAATCAAAGACAAAAATGATGAACTCTCTGGAATTACAATAGAATATACATTTTACAACGAAAGACAAACACCGCCAGTAGCTTTATTAAGTGAAAGCCACATAAACTGTTTAGGTTTAGCTTTCTTCTTAGCATCTGTTAAGGCTTTCAATAAAGAGAATGATTTTTTTGTATTGGATGATGTTATTTCAAGCTTTGACAGCACACATAGAACAAGATTTATTCGGCTTCTGATAAATAAGTTCAGTGATTATCAAATCATTTTATTAACCCACGAGAAAGACTTTTTTGATATTGCATCAAGTGAAGCAAAACGAAATAATTGGTTAATAACATCACTTTCTTGGACAGCGGAAAAGGGAACAACTTTTGAAACTCCGCTTGTAGATTTGAGAACCAAAATCGAAGGCAAGTTCAAAGCAAAGAACATTGACGGACTTGGCAATGACATTAGACGTTATGCTGAAAGACAATTAAAACAGATTGCATTCAACATTGAAGCTGGACTTACATTTCGTTTCAATGACAGGAATGAGGAAAGAATGATGAATGAACTTTTGTCGTCTGTTCAAAGCAGAGTGAACAAGCAATCACCAGCAGACTTGAAAACCAAAAACAACATCGACAGTATTCTGGCTTCACCAATTCTAATAGGAAATAAAACATCACACGACAATACATTTAAAGAAAACATTAACGACCTTGACGTATTTTGGGAAGACGTAAAAAAACTAATCAAGACTTTTTATTGCTCTGACGACAAGTGTAAATCGTTTGTTGCAATGAAAAACTTTGACAATGTAAAAAACAAAATTCGTTGCAATTGTGGAACGGTAAACTATGACTGGAAAAAATAA